ACACCTCAAGCACTGCAACAAGCACTGAGGCAAATTGTCACCGAGGAGATTTCAGAAAGCAATGCCATTGCTTGGTTCGCTCACTGTGGCTTATTCACGTGAAATTCGCTGTAGGCAGTTCAGACAGTAATCGCTGAACTGATGGCGCAGCTCTCCTGACCGTCTTCCCCGGGGCGCAGCAAAACATCCTCAAAGACCTTTGCGATCGCACCTCCAACGACGCCTACAACAGCGCTCGCCACGGGCAGGGGCACTAGTTCTCTTCCGTTATCACTGTAATCAATCGGATTTGCGATCGCATTCGCTGCTGATTCGGGCTCTGGCGTCACAAAGCAGGTTTCCCCAATCAGCTTAAGAATCCTCCACTCTGGTCACGACCTAGCCCTGGTTGTGGGTAACTCTAGCCTTACCTATCGCTCTACCCGTTCTCTTAAACATCGTCACTGCTTGCTTTGACCCACTTCTGTCAGGCAGCCAGGCTGATTAGCCTTTAAGATTTTAGGTTATTTGACCTAATTTTTTCGGGATCCCTACTGTATCAATATCAGGAGCTACTAGTAACGCTAGCGAATGGTTGTTTGAGCATTATCTGAGCATTAGCATTATCTGAGCATTAGAAGATTGAATCGATAGCAAAGCCTATAACTATTGACTGAAATAGCTTCTAGAAAGACCGGTCTTTGAGACGATGTATCAATTGGCCCTGGTTGATACACTTTATGTAGAAATAAAGACGGAAAAAATTATCTCATGACAAGCGCAAGCAGTAACCAAAATCCATCTGGAGAGCCTTATGAAAAGTTTGTAATCCAGACTACCGATTCCCCTTCTGCCCAATCTGACCAGACAGAGAAAACTGAAGAAAATCAAAGCGGTGAGCATACCGTAGCTAAAGCTGTTGGCGCTGCCGGAGGTAGTGTTGCAGGCGCGACAGTTGGTAGAATGGTCGCCGGTAAAATGGGCGCAGCCATTGGCGCTGTAGGTGGCGCTATCGCAGGTGCAGCCATTGGTGATCAAGCCGCTACTAACATGGACCACCAAATAGAAAATGCGACGGGTTCAATCAAGGATGCCGCTGAAAGCGTTGCCCATCAGGTTGAGGATACCCTTGATAGCGTTAAAGCAAAGATTGATGAAACCGATGTCAAAGGGCTAGCTGAGTCCGCAAAGCAGAAGATCAACGAAGCGGATGTCCAGGGTGTTAGTCAATCTATTCAAGGCAAAATTGACGAAGCAGATGTTCGCGGCGTAAGCCAGTCTGTAAAAGGCAAAATTGACGAAGCAGACGTTCGCGGCGTAAGCCAGTCTGTAAAAGGCAAAATTGACGAAGCAGACGTTCGCGGCGTCACAGATTCTGCCAAAAGAACAATTAATGATGATGTAAGGCCTGCGATCAAGAACACCATCAATCAAACATCTCAAAAAGCTAAAGATGTGGCCAACAGCGCAGCTTCAGCGGCAAAGAACACCATAGAGGAACCCTCCTCTATAAACAATACGAAGCCACCGGCTTGGAAAGATCCTTCGATTGAGCAAAAGATCTACGAGTAATTAAGGGAAGCCTTAACTCGTCTTTATCCAATCAGCGATGACCACATTGCCCGGTTGAGTACAACGCTACCATCAGCTTTATAAATTCCATAGCAGCAAGTTCCTCAGGTCTTTACCTCAATTGAGCT
The sequence above is drawn from the Pseudanabaena sp. FACHB-2040 genome and encodes:
- a CDS encoding glycine zipper domain-containing protein, translated to MTSASSNQNPSGEPYEKFVIQTTDSPSAQSDQTEKTEENQSGEHTVAKAVGAAGGSVAGATVGRMVAGKMGAAIGAVGGAIAGAAIGDQAATNMDHQIENATGSIKDAAESVAHQVEDTLDSVKAKIDETDVKGLAESAKQKINEADVQGVSQSIQGKIDEADVRGVSQSVKGKIDEADVRGVSQSVKGKIDEADVRGVTDSAKRTINDDVRPAIKNTINQTSQKAKDVANSAASAAKNTIEEPSSINNTKPPAWKDPSIEQKIYE